Part of the Longimicrobiales bacterium genome is shown below.
CTCGTGAAGGCGCCGTTCTGGGCATCGGGGCTGGCCAGATGAGCCGAGTCGATTCCTCGAAGCTTGCGGTGAGAAAGGCGGCCGATGCCGGGCTCGACCTCACTGGATCGGTACTGGCGTCGGACGCTTTCTTCCCGTTCCGGGATGGTGTGGACGCTGCCGCTGCGGCAGGTGTGAAAGCGCTGATTCAGCCGGGCGGGTCAATCCGCGACGATGAGGTCATTGCAGCAGCGAACGAGCACGGGATGGCGATGGTCTTCACAGGCCGGCGGCTCTTCCGCCACTAGGCAGCGGCCCTCAGGAACTCGTAAGTCAGCGGTCGACGACACTCACTGTCGTCGGCCGCTTTTCGCATTTAGGGCACTATAGCGGCTGCCGCCGGCGCCTCTTTCAGGAGCCGATTCACGGCCACGCGTAGCGCAGGTGGAGCGAAGTACCCGACCACCCGATGGCGGACGACCCCTGAACGATCGATCACGAAGGTGGTGGGCGTACCATGGATGCCCCCAAACGCCTGCCGGTGCGCTGCCGTGGCTCGGCCGACGGGAAACGTGATGTCGCGTTCGATCAAGAATTCCGCGATTCCCGCCTGGCTGCCTACATCCGTCGAGAGCCCGACGACGGCAACGCCATCGTCGGCGCGGTCTTCGTGAAGCGACTGTAGGGAGGGCATCTCGAGTTTGCACGGGCCGCACCAAGTGGCCCAGAAATTCACGACGACGACCTTGCCCGCGAGATCTTCGGAGGTAATGAGCCCGCCATCGAGTGTGGCCAGTTCATAAGTAGGGACCCGACCCTCGTCTGGGCCTACTCCGGTGAGAGCGCCGAGCTGCGGCCCAAGCCGGTAGGCAACAAACACCAACAGGCCGAACGTCACGAGACGTTCGCCCCATAGAAAGAGACGACCGTGCTTCGGTTTCTCAGGCTTTCGTGATTCGGCGGAGTGGCTCATGGACCCATAGAACCCGTGAAGGGCTCCGTGGGGTCCGTGGAGGGTCGCTTGGCTCACCTCACCACGCATTCCTTGCCAACTCGGGCCACCGACAGCGTAGATGCTAGGCGCTGACGGCCTCCTCGCATTCGTAAATCATCTCTTCGCCCAGAGGCACCGGCCCGTGATTCAACTGCACGACGTCACCAAGACCTACAGATCTCTGATCCCGCCAAAGCCGGTCGTCGCTCTGGCCGGTATGACGCTGAGCTTCGACGCGGGAGAGGTCGTCGGGATCGCGGGCCCGAACGGTGCCGGAAAGAGCACCATGCTCAGCCTGGTCCTCGGCTTTCTATCTCCGACGGCTGGAAGCGTCGATATCGACGGCATGAAGCCTCGTCGCTTCGCGCTGGCCTGGGGGGCCGCTCGACTCGAACCCACTTTGCGCTCTGCTTCGCAGATCGCGTGGGTTCGAACGGATAGGTTGTGACGGCTTTTGAGTCTTCGGAAGCCTGTCTGGTTCTTACTACGGAGAGGGTGGGATTCGAACCCACGAGGGCTTTCGCCCGCCAGTTTTCAAGACTGGTGCATTGAACCGCTCTGCCACCTCTCCTGTGCGGACGCGTCCGCGGTGGGAAAGATGACGGAGGGACCCACTGGCTTCAACCGATCAGGGTGATCAAATCACGGGGAGTGATCCGTTGATACGATTCCTTGGTACGGAGTATGCGGTCGGGTAGATTCTCTCTGCCCGTGGGTGTGCCCCGAGCCACCCGCATCGCTTGTCTGTCCGAGGTGAGGCGTGATCCCGGTAGATCGCAGAAAAACAGTCCCCGTCAATGTTGGTGGCGTCACGATTGGTGGCGATGCCCCGATTGTTGTTCAGTCGATGACCAACACGGACACGGCCGACGTGGCGTCCACAGTCGACCAGGTAAAGCTGCTGGCGGACGCAGGGTCGCAGTTGGTGCGGGTTACGGTGAACAATGATGCTTCGGCCCAGGCCGTCCCTGAGATCGTGTCGCAGTTGGCTGACCAGGGGTACGCCACCCCGATCGTAGGGGACTTTCACTACAACGGGCACCTGCTGCTCACGAAGTACGAAGCCGCTGCGCAGGCGTTGGCCAAGCTTCGGATCAACCCGGGTAACGTGGGGACGAAACACCGGGACAAGAATTTCACCGAGATCGTCAAAGTTGCGATCGCTCATGACAAGCCTGTCCGAATCGGCGTGAACTGGGGCTCGCTGGATCAGCGACTCCTCACGGAGTTGATGGACGCCAACGCGGCGTCTGATCAACCGAAGGGCGCGAAGGAGGTTCTCCTCCAAGCGATGGTGGAGAGCGCTGTGCGGTCTGCAGCGCTCGCGGAGGAAGTGGGCCTGGCTCACGACAAGATCGTGCTCTCGACGAAAGTCTCGACGGTTCGTGACCTGATTACGGTGTACCGCATGCTCGCAGCTCGGACCGAACATTCCCTGCATCTCGGACTCACCGAGGCTGGGTTGGGCACGAAGGGGATCGTCGCGACCACTGCTGGACTCGCTCCGCTGCTCTTGGACGGCATCGGGGACACGATTCGTGTCTCGCTCACTCCGAAGCCCGGCGGTGACCGAGCGGAAGAGGTGCGGGTCGCACGACAGATCCTTCAGTCCCTCGCGATTCGGCACTTCGAGCCGCAGGTCACGTCCTGCCCAGGGTGTGGTCGAACAACCAGCACGTTCTTCCAGGAAATGGCTGAGGACATCACCGACTACATTCGTGAGATGATGCCCGAGTGGCAGGAAAAGTACCCGGGTGTCGAAGAAATGGACGTCGCGGTCATGGGGTGCGTCGTAAATGGCCCAGGCGAGTCGAAGTATGCGAATATCGGCATCTCCTTGCCGGGTACATTCGAGGAGCCGGTGGCCCCTGTCTATATTGATGGGAGCCACTCGGTGACCCTGAAAGGCGACGGCCTGGTGGACG
Proteins encoded:
- a CDS encoding TlpA disulfide reductase family protein, with translation MSQATLHGPHGALHGFYGSMSHSAESRKPEKPKHGRLFLWGERLVTFGLLVFVAYRLGPQLGALTGVGPDEGRVPTYELATLDGGLITSEDLAGKVVVVNFWATWCGPCKLEMPSLQSLHEDRADDGVAVVGLSTDVGSQAGIAEFLIERDITFPVGRATAAHRQAFGGIHGTPTTFVIDRSGVVRHRVVGYFAPPALRVAVNRLLKEAPAAAAIVP
- a CDS encoding ATP-binding cassette domain-containing protein; this translates as MIQLHDVTKTYRSLIPPKPVVALAGMTLSFDAGEVVGIAGPNGAGKSTMLSLVLGFLSPTAGSVDIDGMKPRRFALAWGAARLEPTLRSASQIAWVRTDRL
- the ispG gene encoding flavodoxin-dependent (E)-4-hydroxy-3-methylbut-2-enyl-diphosphate synthase is translated as MIPVDRRKTVPVNVGGVTIGGDAPIVVQSMTNTDTADVASTVDQVKLLADAGSQLVRVTVNNDASAQAVPEIVSQLADQGYATPIVGDFHYNGHLLLTKYEAAAQALAKLRINPGNVGTKHRDKNFTEIVKVAIAHDKPVRIGVNWGSLDQRLLTELMDANAASDQPKGAKEVLLQAMVESAVRSAALAEEVGLAHDKIVLSTKVSTVRDLITVYRMLAARTEHSLHLGLTEAGLGTKGIVATTAGLAPLLLDGIGDTIRVSLTPKPGGDRAEEVRVARQILQSLAIRHFEPQVTSCPGCGRTTSTFFQEMAEDITDYIREMMPEWQEKYPGVEEMDVAVMGCVVNGPGESKYANIGISLPGTFEEPVAPVYIDGSHSVTLKGDGLVDEFKDILSDYVRRTYGAEA